TGTTACCCTGTTACCTTGTAAATCTGTTACTTTATAACTTTGTTACCTTGTTACTCTGTTACCTCGTTACTCGGTAACCCTGTTACTCTGTTACCTTGTTACCCTGTTACCTTGTTACCCTGTTACCATGTTACTCTGTTAACTTGTTACTTTGTTATCCTGTTACTGGATTACTCTATTACCTTGTTACTCTTTTGCCTTGTTACCCTGTTACTCTGTTACCTTGTTACTCTTTTACCTTGTTACCCTGTTACTCTGTTAACTTGTTACTTTGTAATCCTGTAACCCTGTTACTGGATTACTCTGTTACCATGTTACTCTGGTACCCTGTCACTTAGTTACTCTGCTACCCTGTTACTTAGTTACTCTGCTACCCTGTTTCTCTGTTACCTTATCTTGTTACTTGGTTACTCTGTTGCTCTGTTACCCTGTTACTCTTTTACCTTGTTAGTGTGTTCTGTTGTTACCTTTTTTCTCAATTACCCATAAAATGCAGGAGAGGCAGGCTAACGCTCTAGGTATCGCATTTTCTGGGTAGTGGTTTCAAATCTCATGTTCATCAGTACTTCCCCTGCTCGTACCATTGTGAGCCAATTTGTGAATTATTTTCAGTATCACATTTCTTAAGATAATCTTGTAGGGCATGCAGACTTTTCTTGAGATGTGAAGGTGCTGAAAAGAAGGCTCAAAAACGGTTCATAACACATTAGGGACCGTTCATAAATTATGTAGGGGGTTGCGTCAATTTTTAGTGAAGGGTTGGGGTGGGCATTAAATTTTCCTCTAAAGGTTGTGGGAGGGCAATCCAATTTTTTAAGTATGGGGGGCATAAAGAAAGATTCAGTGAGCCGCCATCCTCGGAGAGGGTGTCTCTCGAAAAATACGGAAAAACGCTACCATCGCTttactatatttctgtcacggcgttttcttATACTGGTTTATGTTTAAAACGAATTTCGCTGGAATGAGACTCTCGTGGGgatgccatgaccaatcacaagaaactaatagacgtcactgcgtcactggaccagagctgcctttctttcacagaagaaaaggtatactaaaaataaatcaggctgtaaaaatgctgtgacataggcttagtatgggagttgcatgctcctactcattggctcctgttAGAAGTCCATGTCAGTGAATATAAATAAATACCGTCATTTTCATCTAAGTGTGGACACGTGACAGAAAAACATGTTCCAATTTTCGCGCCAAAGTTTGAAACTTTTCGATTGTCGATATGTTTTCGATAAACAAATACGGCCGAAACTTCAAACCAGGTATTCCTCTGTCCAAGGATTTCAGAAATGAGGTGATTCAGATGGCGGCTACACGTCCAATAAGTGAAATATGCGAAAGGTATCGTATAAACCGCTCAACTGTACACAAGTACACCAAACAATATCGCGAGACAGGCAACATCGAGCCGCTTTCAAGAAAGCACATCAGAACACGAAGCAAACTGTCGTCCGGTGATTCCATGTTATTGGAGACGATTGTCCAAAGCAACGGATCCACCtctctaaaagaaataaaatcggAATTGAGTAACTTTGGTGATTACGGCGAGCTGTCACTTTCTACTCTATCAAGACATGTTCGCAAAAACCTGCCAAGCGGTAAAGACTACTCGCGTAAGCGGTAGGGGAAGTGCGCCGGTGAAAGGTTTACGCATGAAAACCTTGTTTACACTCAGCTGTACTTAGATTACTTGTCTTTCGgccatttttttaaaacgtGCTCGAACATCCTTCAAACTTCAAATGTTTGGTTACCAAACATGTCATGTTTGCACCCAATTAGAACATGTTTTTCTGTCACGTGTCCACGCTTAGATGAAAATGACGGTACATTCACACTGAGGctctctttgtttttatttcgtGTTTTCCTTGTCTCACTCTCATGTGGAAGGctgggaagaaggaaaaaggGAAGTGCCCAGGGAATTAAAAGATATAGGAAAAGTAAAGAAGACCATTCAGCTTTAACTTTCGCAaattgcaaggaaaaaaaattaaatcgaCATAGCCCCTATCTACACAATTTATGAATGCGTTCTTACAACAATCTCTCCGGCTTTCCCTACAGGATTGCCATTTCTCCAATATAACAGAATTCGTGAAAGAAGACTCTTGGGAAATTGGCAATGAGTAAATTAGTTATTTTTCGaattatttgattttatttttttctgttagtttgtttgtattttccaTATCGTTCCATGCGCTCTAATTAGTTCCTCGTAATCGCCCGATGTAAAGGAACCCGGAATCCGCAATCCAGAGCATGGAATCCGAAATCCATTGTATGTGATCCAGAATCCACTTCTTCCAATAGAATCCAGAAGCCATGATGGTGGATTTTCATGGAATCGGTCAATTCAAGTCAATCTTAGTCGGGTTTCACACTACTCAGGATCCGGAATCCACGGACTGGGATCTGGAATCCGACAGCCACCACGGTAACAATAACAAGGTAACAGAATAATGAGGTGAAGACGCAAAAAAGTAACAGGGTAACAGAGCAACAAAGTAACAGTAACAGGGTAACAGAGTAACGAGATGGTAGAGTTAAATAAGATCTCTAGAAAGATTTTGGGTCACATAAGTTAAAGAAAAAGTTCGAGACATAATAGTTGGGATTACACCACGTACTAACGCTGGTCTCGAGTACGAAGGGCCTCTTGGAATGAGATTAATCGTTTTAATGCGAAAGAATGGTGCGGCCCTGAAAAATACAAGTAATCCTTTTCCCTCATTAATCGGCGTGTATTCTTCGCTGAAGCAAACGCATACATTAAAGTTAAAGTTTTAATGAATTTGGACAGGTGAAGTTTACGTGATGTTTTACGCATGAGTAGCCAGTATGAAGGCTCGCTTTGTTGGATATAAGCTGCACAGTATTTTTTAAAGGATGTTTGTCTTTCCAGACTGTCAGTTTCATGTTGCCAATGATATGCTCTCGCAGCTAATCCGTCTACGCCCAACCTACACAGTTTAGAATTTCAAACCAGCTTTCCTAGAGAGCCGAAGGCACACCTCAAATCTTCAAGCATCTATATATTTCCAGGTACGATCGTGTACTATAGTCTTCGTCGTATTTCTGAAACATTACCACACTCTTTGTAAGCAAAGGTTTCGTAAACCATAAGCGAGTAAAAATTACCGATAGGAAAGAACGACGTTTCGGTGTCATCCTTGCATCAACATTGCATTTCATTGCAAAATTACCAATAGGAAAGAACGACGTTTCGGTGTCATCATTGCATCAACATTGCATTTCATTACGTACAAAATTACCAATAGGAAAGAACGACGTTTCGGTGTCATCATTGCATCATCATTGCATTTCAACTTCAAATGCATTAAGATAAACAGTCAGAAAATTCGCTCAAGATTGACGTACTTCTTAATTAAATATGCAGTATCACGGAAATAGTTTTCCTTGAATTAAGTCCGACTGGACATTGAGAAATGGTCTCAATTCACTAATTAGTAGCATTTCCGAGTCGTGCACTAAACAATCGAACAGAACTTATGCATACATTTCTTGAGAACGGAAAAATGTCTGCTAAGTCTTTCGTGACAATACAGTGTTCGTTAATGAAGTGTTTGCGTTGGTGCAAATGCCTGAGAGCATAGACATGATAACTAGCCTACTGTACTGTTAATATAAACCCTTGACGCCTGAATTACGGAGTCGTTACTTACAAGAACATGGACCCTCTAGACACTAGGCTCTCACACGAAAGAAAAAGGCTTAAGAGACgattttgccttttttaagAGGTACATCTCTTTAAGGACACGCTTTTTGGATCAAAAAACGAACTTTGAGGCTATCAtacgaggcgaccgccaaaacgtGACTACAGGAGGAGTCTGTGCATGCCTGTAATGTAATAGTTACACCACACACCCAATCAACGCAATGATATGTACAACAACTTTATTACACAACAAGTAAAATCACTGACACATGTTTGTCTTTCCAGACTGTCATTTTTATGTAGCCAATGGCATGCCCTCACAGCTAGTCCTTCTAGATAATTGACACCCAACCGACACAGTTTTGTATTTCAAACCAGGTTTCATCAAGAGCCGAAGGCACACCTCAAATCTGCAAGCATCTATATATTTCCAGGTACGATCGTGTACTATGCTCTTCGTCGTATTTTTGAAACATTACCACATTTGCCGATCGATAATGCGACTGGAAGTACAAATTTCAGTCTGCTTGGCTCGCTGCACGTTGTTGCCGTCCACGTCCTGTTTTGAAATCAATCTCAGTCTCCTCCATCGGTTCGAGGAGCAACAAACGACATACCCAAGTGACTATCGTTGCGCATGCATATGACTAAGCTGTTTCGTTTCTTTGCATTTTGTGATGGAAAGAAATGTGTtgtttttgataaaaaaatgtttttgagccATTTCCGTTTAGCGTGAAAATTGATATTCATAATGTGGCATGATATTTGCCAGTGTCCAGATTCATCTTTATATTTGCGAAGGGGCGTGAATAGGGGTCAGCAAATCCGTCGATCCGTGCTAATCTTTTTGCAAAATTCGCCATTCCGCAGATATTTTTACAAAAACCCGAAATCCGCAGAACTGCATGTTAGAGTAGTTCTTTTAGCCAAATCCGCCAATCTGAACAAGAACTTTATTAcataacaattaaaatcactGACACGTGGAATAAATTAACCTAATGTATGACAAACAATCATGACAGCTACTGCGCACGACAATTCATTTAGCGCGTCAGCCCCGATTGCTGGTCTCCAGTGCGAAGGGAACGAGCTTCGTGTGGGCGGAGAAATGATGGTTTCATCTAAAGTTACAAAATCTATTGACAAGACTGAGACGATTCCTTCAATCCAACACTCCATGCGCTTTGTGTAATTCTGCTtcattatcactttgtcgggccggcattgtggcgcattttacggGCCAAAATGGAGCATTTGGCGGGCtaaagaaaatgtattttagacCGCTGAAATAAActaatgaaaagtgagaattaCAATAATCGTgcgatgtaagcagccaatcaaaatcaggAAGCCATTTAAGTGTTAGTTGACGTTTTCTTCCAGCGTCGGTGAAAATGAgcctgagtcgggcccaaaacatatttacgctcgcgaacataaactctactGTTTTAATACTCCCTTTTCTTCAGTACCTTGGGCTCCACATACTCGTCACATCTTCAAGCTCTCTTCACCCTTCAAAAAAGGAGTTCTCGGGGTAATTACTGACATATTCACCTCCACGCACTCAGACAGATACCCTCTTTGCAAGAAGTTCTTGCTTCATATGCCCAAGGGCCTCCCTATCCCACTTTCTTCCCTCTTTATTCTCAATTTGTCCAATCATAAATGTAAACTCAAAGGCTACCATCTGTCATTGTAGCTTCTCTTCGCTCATTCGATTATCTCGTTGCTTTTAAGTTCACTTATATcacaactttctttctttcttatcATATTCCTTTCTTAAAGGACGTTTACACGGCAGAGCAAAATTGGCaaggatccgacaaaaactggaacggttccaacagtttttgcaaagaaacagtgtaTATCCGTTCCGCAGCGGGTCCGAAGGCGCCTATGGCGGACCAGACATGGACGGATAaaagttcactgtttctttgcagaaactattggaaccgttccagctgttgtcggatccgtgccattttttctctgtcgtgtaaacgcccctttatAATATCTTGTTATTTAGCCCGGCAAGCATGTCCGCAATAATCGTAAACTAACAGTACCTTTTTGTCCATGATATTAATTATCGTTGTCACAATTATTTCAAGGGCCTTTTGTTTTGGGAatttctgttattgttattcttaCTGTTGTTGTTAGTAAGGTACCAGTTGTAATTTCTGTACTATGACCTACGCTACATGAGCCCCTGGCGTTGACTTCTCGTTTATAAACTGTGCCATTAATTAGTtacaaaacagaaataataataataataatgtgaaTTTGGACAGGCGAAGTGAACAAGATGTTTTACGCATGAGTAATCAATACAATGGCTCTCGTGGTTGGATGTAAGCCATCCAGTATCTTTCAAAGGATCTTTGTCTTTCCAGACTGTCATTTTTATGTAGCCAATGCCATACTCTCGCAGCTAATCCGTCTAGTTAATTTACGCCCAACCGACACGGTTTAGAATTTCAAGCCAGCTTTCCTCGAGAGCCGAAGGCACACCTCAAATCTTCAAGCATCTATATATTTCCAGGTACGATCGTGTACTATACTCTTAGTCGTATTTCTGAAACATTACCACACTTTCCGATCGATAATACGATTAGAAATACAAATTTCATCATGCTTTGCTTTCTGCACATTGGTGCCGTCCATATGCTGTTTTTGAATCAAATGCAGTCTCTTCCATCGTTTTCAGTCGGGCGCAACAAATGCCACACCCATGTAACTATCGTTGGGCATGGCTGTAAGCTGCTTcgttttctttgcttcttcGTTAGTGTATTTTGTGATGGAAAGAAATGTgttctttatgataaaaaaatgtttttgagccATTGCTCTAGCGtgaaaattattgttaataatgTGGCGTGATATTTGCCAGCGTCCAGATTCATCTTTATATTAAATAAGGGTCAGCAAATCCGTCGATCGGtgctaattttttttgcaaaatccGCCATTCCGCAGATATTTTTGCAAAAACTCGAATCCGCAGTACTGTTAGAGAAGTGATCACCTAAGAACATTCAGTAACTTAACTGAGCTAAAGAAATACCTTTCATGAAATTAGCCTACTGTTTATCGGCCTCACTTGACTCCCGTAGTCGTTCCTATAACAAGAACGTGAACTCTCTAGACACTAGGCtctcacacataagaaaaagtcTAACGAGACGATTTTGCCTTTTGTGAGAGGTAAATCTCTTTAGGACACGCTTGTTGGATCAAAAAACGAACTTTGAGGCTGTCATACGCCAAAACGTGACTACAGTAGCAGGCTATGCATGACTGTCACTCACTTGCTCTGTCATGATTTCCGTGATCCgtacttcaaaacaaacaaaacccaTAATCCACGCTGAAATATAGAAGAAATCCGTGATGCGCTGAGCGTTCAAAATCCGCCAATCCGCAAAATATGGCCTCAAAATCCGAAATCCGAGTAGTTTTTTTAGCCAAATCCGCCGATCAGCGAACCTATTGACCCACCTTTTTGCGTGTCTCCATcgtatttcatttgtttttgttcgGGCGCATCTGATGATTACTCCATCTTTCAAGACATTCGTGCTAACAAGTTTTGCTTACTTATGTTTATTTACTGCTCAAGTGTATTGGAAAAGTGCTACACTAGTTGTAATAAAATGTCTTGATGGGAGCAGTAGGAATGTTTGGTTGTATTTGCACAGAACTAGCACTAGTGCGACTTAAGCTGTTCCATTGCTTGAAGttcaatcaaaaataataataataatcttattAATAAACCTCTATTAGCGTGTCATATGTATCTAGTTTACATAAGCTGGTAAACTAATTGATTCAAATCGTGCCTGTAGTCTCTATATAGGCATATTCCATTCCAGTTATAGAGGCAGTAGTCTTGAGAGCCACTGATACATAGACCAACCGACGTAGTTTCACATTGTCTTGTATATATACATTGCAGATTGAATTGCAATCAAGTACTTGTAATTGTCTGTGATGCGCAGAAGTTTTTAGTTTAGCCAGTTCTACTTTGCAAAGTTTGAATTCATCGTTTTTGTTCGCTTTGAATATGCGGATGATCAATTAATATGCTACCCGACAGAAGAGAGACTGAAGAAATATTACACGAAGGGAATTTTGAATCACTCAGTTTCTACAGCGGGCTTGTTTGTGttttcaagaaaggaaatgacCTCGACCAAGCACGGACCCTAGCTAATGATTTGAACAATCTTCAATGATGAGAAACAGAAAAACATTGACAAGAAACCCTTTCCGTGCGAGACGATGCACCGCAAGGTTTACACTGACATCAATTCTCATTTTAACAATTTCTGTACACCTTACTTTTGTCCGTGATTCGACTTTATTGGTCAACTAACACAACCAAGAGCTCTTAAACCGAATGTTTGTGACTTAAGAATCAAAGTTACATGTCTCTTTCCTGCTTTCTGAAAATGAGGTAGACTTAGCTACAAATATCACGTTAAATCGcctaaatatatttttcataaATGTCTCGCTTTTAACGAGACATTTATGAAAAATCAACGCTTTTCTCCCTTAAATATCGTGAAAAAATTCTAAATATCTCAAATATTTTCTTAAGAACTATTTTTCTAGAAATATCACGATAACGATGCCTCTCCATTTTCTCATATTCTCTCGCAAAGTAAGACAAAAACTAAGTGTAACAGACCATGTTTCACtgatttaaatttgttttcagcCTTAGCCATTGCCCGTGATGACAAATTTCTAATAGTGTGCTttgtaagaaataaaaaatagttATTGTGAGTGTTACATTCACAATTGCTACTGATGTAATAAcgagatcttttttttttctttatggtAGCCTGACGCTTCAACCATGTTCTCCACCAACCGAAAAGGGCCTGGTTATCATCTTTCGACTTCCGGAGCTGGGAAACCTCGCCCCTCCAAAGCGCTTATGTATTCTCAGAACCGCAGGCTCTATTTAAGAGGACGTCAAGCAGATGAAGACCATGATCGTTGGGCCGCTCTCGGAGCGTGGTTTTTGGGGCCCAAAGGGGAAAACGGCGACCTTTTCAAAGACCTGTTAACAAAAGTGGTGGACTCTCAAATCGGATTTCGCCAAAGGTAGGGTAAAATGTCGAAGAGTTGCTTGCGGATACGGCGCGAGCAAGATGAATCTTGAGTAATTTACAAACCTAACGAACACCCTTCAGTTAACCGTCCTTGATGCCATTACAGCATATTTCAtataaagaaagagaaaattgCGGAATCTAATCGCGGGAAATCTTTTTAATGGGATCAAATCAGGCGCACCAATAGTAACGCAGAACGCGCCCTACAGCCGGCGCCGGAAATTACGTTCTCTGATAGGCTGTAAAGTGGCGCGTAGTTTATAAACAAATCACAACACGCAGCAATGCATAATGAAAAGAATTGAAGAATGGCTTGTTTAATTTGACTTTTAAGGTAACCTCTATGgaaattattaaatttattaaaacaaaaatttggttttatcctgacgagttgataaaggttgaattaccaccgtgaaagatttagaatttaaatctttcacggtggtaattcaacctttatcaactcatatgaaagaatgttatatgcagtgcggtgtttgaaatcaaatgaagatatgatcctcgcacttgctggacaatttaagcaattgtctcatgagtcacctgaatttttcaggttcatgagacaattgcttaaattgtccagcaagtgcgaggatcatatcttcatttgactttatcaactcgtttgataaaaccaaatttttgttttgatctctcccagcgacgcagcaccgcagtttctttagaaactagaaatccattaaaTTTATtagttgtgtgtgtgtgtttgttttttatttcagcTATTTCCCTAGCGATCCTCCGTATGTAACGGACGACCTGCGCAGTAAAGGAGCCTTTAAAGACTCTTTGCAGACTCTAAGAAGTGAgctagaacaactgcaaaagGATCTCAGTAAATCAGTGCCGTTCTTTAGCTCTCGATACAAGGTGACTTTGCTTTGTATAGAGTACTGTAAAGATGAAACCACTTTCAGGAGGGTCACTACTACTagagaaaaaagtaataatttcTTATGAAAGTGAGATGCCGCGTcggtgggggggggggacgaaacacgaaaatttggctCCAAACAAGTTGCACCTGAAAGGTTGAAGGGTTAAttattacgaagctgacgtttcaatgTCAGCTTcgtatttttctttattcagtttatggtggaaatttgaccctacTTTTAAAGGCTtgcaatccttttttttttcttcgtaaaATACGAAATGACATGAAAGAGACTTAAGTAAGAGTGTTCCCGGCGATGGCGTGGGTTGACTGTTCCTGCGAAAATTAGTGGTCTAGCTGCAAGCAGTTGAATTTTTGATGAAAGCTAGGAATACAGTGTGAGAGAGTCACGCTTGACATAGCCCCACATGATGTGGATGAAGCAGTTGCTCCTTCCCTGCGGAATGTTTGTCTAAAAATAAACCCATTTGTGACTGTGCTTGGTCAAGACTGTTCACTGACAAAGAAACACTATAACCTAATtcattcttgaaaaagaatgaATCAGATAAGGGTGCATGAAGGGTTAGACGAGTAAATAGAAGGGTTAGAATTAGGGTTAGAGGAGTAAAAATGCTCCCATCGAGAACAAGGGCGGCAACAGCCACGCCGTCCTCTTGTCCGACGACTTGGGTTCAGTAACGTCCATTTAAGACTTTTAATCAGTAGCAAGATGCCGTGTACAACAGGGCCTTCGGTTTATTGTCTTTCTCCAAGAAGATTAGGAAGtcattttttcatatttcattcAAGGGCcgcactttctcttcagttgtTTAAGGCTCCGAGTCTTCGACTAGTGGAAGATTTGAACGAGCAAACACCTGAGATAAGTCCAATCCTCTATTAATTAAACTAGTTCTGAAAATATATCGTTCTAACATGATTTCATGGCGGCCATGCATATTGATGGAAGAGAACGAAGAAGGACGGTTGCGAAACAAAATATTATCGAAGAATCGAGTGCTTTTTTTCTTACGAgagtttccttttgtttcatcaaagtAATTTGGCCGATGAACACAACATTGAACACCGCCAGCACTGACGTATGCCAGCACATAAGCTTATCTCGACTGACTTCTCGTAAATTTCATCTTTAATCAGGGTCACGTTACTTGGGACACAGCGATGCCAGCAAACCTTGGCTACATCACTGCATTGTTCTTCAACCAAAACAACTGTGCAGCGGAAGGTTCCACTGTAACTACAAAGCTGGAAGTGGAAGTTGGAACTGATTTGTCTGTCATGGTGGGATATGACAAGGACAAATGTATGGGACATCTGACAACTGGCGGAAGTGTAGCGAATATTGAAGCAGTGTGGGCGGCAAGAAATGTCAAGTACTTTCCACTCGGACTACAGGAGGCTTTGCTGAAGGAGGACAAGTTTGCTCATGTTAGAGGTTATAAGGTAAGAATAAAatcgaaaaatgaaaacaagtatGCCATATTCACTCTACACTGTGTGTAGTCGTCACAAATGTTCGACGATACGCCATCAAAACACAAACCTAGTTGTGCACGAAGTAAGTTTTACGTTTTGTTAGATCCAAACTACTCTAATCTGGCACATTCATAGAACTTATTCGTTTGCAAAATCAATACAATTTCTCAACCGAAGCATGCAACAAACAAAACGTGAATCAAAATGCAGTTCAATACTTGAAAATAAGGGCAAATTTAACATTGAGGTACAGGAAACGGCGATAGAAACATTTGGTCACGCTTTTTGAAGCCAGCCACCCTGCCTCTCACTTCTCTTCTCTCTGAGTTTCCAAATTATGTGTTCAATGAATTTAActcaaaaataaagtttaatttttattgtttcttaaattttgtcattttgtttagGTATTCTTTCCTCaacttggaaaagaaaaagaggtcGCAAAAGCATCCAAATGGGAACTTCTTAATCTTGATGTGgataccattttgaaaatgccctcTGACATCGAAGAACTCCTCAAGCTTGAGCATCAGGAATTTATGGAAATAATGGGAAAGTATCTTTATGAGTCAATTGGAGCTCAAGAATTTAGCCAACGTCACGGCTTGACCCAGAGCGCCTGTGTCATAGCTCCCAGCACCTTACATATTTCATTTATGAAAGCAATTACAATTCTTGGCCTTGGACGTGAAAACATTGTAACGGTAGCAGTGGACGAAAATGCCCGCATGGACCCAAAAGGTGAGTGCATGTCAGTTcaaaaattgggtatttttCGTTTAGTTCAACCAAAAACTGTGATTGAGAAACAACTGCAGCGACCAAGTCTGCTAATTAGTGAAGACAATCGCTGAATGGACCAATCAGAATTTAAGGCACAAAACATGGATTCAGCGGAAAGCACTGGAGCACTGGTGAAAATTCATCTGGTCCCTGATAGGATAAGGAtatgtgacgtcattttccaaTTACACAGGGacaaatttaaatgaaaaatcaaaGCGCAAAGCAAATACATGCAGCCAGCGCAAAGTGTGGGAAAACGTAAAAAACAGCCTTTTCGAGACAGTCCTCAAAGCTATTTTACAAAAACACATCAAGAGTTTTCTTTGTGCTGCAGTAGAGTTGTACTTTTCCGATGCATTTCGTTGTGAATTTGCTTTTTGCCTACTCTCTCCTCTTAAATACCGGTTCTAGACCTGACGCGTATTCTTACACTTAAATTGGAGAAGGAGATTCCAGTTATTTCTGTGGTGGCCATCATGGGAACCACGGAAGAAAGTGCCGTTGATCCTCTAACTGAAGTCCTGGACATCAGGGAGAAATTTAGCAAGCAAGTAAGTGTAGAAACTCCCCACTTAGGTTGTGGTCAGTGTCTTCTTCTGAGAACCGTTTTCAATTGGTTTAGTTTGTTCATTCTgattgaaagcaaaaaataccTGTACAGCTTGGTTGTTTTGGTTGATCAAGTTTTTCAGCAATCTCCGAACTCAGTGGACTTCAGCGTTTGATAACGATGGCCGAGGGCCTACATGGACGTCACAAATTTACATACTTAACAGggaaaaacaatacttttacACCATTTGCACGAGTTTTATGTTATGCACATTTCACAGCCGTTCTCGTCCTGTCAAGGatttgaaatgacctgttttgtagttgtgtagACAACACAAGCTCTTGACGATAAATTCAATGTTTTCTTCTAATCAGACAAAACCCTTTACACCAATTTATTCCCACGATAGTTTGCGCACATTTGTCCAGCCAAATGATGTGGAACGATCGACCATtgaacgcgaagttacattttcagatgacgttttcccTGTTGTCGACCTCGTCCTCGCTTTTAAGCCCGCTTAAAACATTAGGAAAACTTATTAGGGAAGCTAACATTAAGGAGCTTaaaagctccctaatgttagCCAAGTATGAGAAAAGTGTTTTTGCGGTTGGAATTCCAGTTGAATCTGCATGTAGTTTTTTCGTCGCATCTCGCCATCGCGTTGCCATCGTTGTTGCTAACGTTTCCAATTCTCTCTCAAAGGGCCTGAACTTTTCCGTGCACGGAGACGCAGCCTGGGGAGCCTATTTCTGCAGTATGATGCGGGATGAACATAGGAACGCCAAAATGGTTGCTACAGGATTCGTCCCCGAGATGTATTTGAGCACCTACGTGTCTAAGCAGCTTTCAATGTTAAAACACTGCGACACCATTACTATCGATCCACACAAATCTGGTTTCTGTCCCTACCCTGCTGGGGCCATTTGTTATCGAGACAAAACGATGAATTCATTTCTTCAAATCACGACTGGTGCTGTCTATTACCATGGTGACATGACTCTTGGAGATATTGGTATCGAGGGCTCAAAACCCGGGGCAGCGGCTGCAGGAGTGATGCTTGCTAACAGGGTAATGGTTTCAATAAAAGGCTTTTTTCGGGTAGTGTCTCGAGGAAACTCGAAAAATCCCGTATACTCATCGGGGACGTCGAACCCTGAAGA
This genomic stretch from Acropora muricata isolate sample 2 chromosome 5, ASM3666990v1, whole genome shotgun sequence harbors:
- the LOC136916360 gene encoding uncharacterized protein isoform X1; amino-acid sequence: MHRKPDASTMFSTNRKGPGYHLSTSGAGKPRPSKALMYSQNRRLYLRGRQADEDHDRWAALGAWFLGPKGENGDLFKDLLTKVVDSQIGFRQSYFPSDPPYVTDDLRSKGAFKDSLQTLRSELEQLQKDLSKSVPFFSSRYKGHVTWDTAMPANLGYITALFFNQNNCAAEGSTVTTKLEVEVGTDLSVMVGYDKDKCMGHLTTGGSVANIEAVWAARNVKYFPLGLQEALLKEDKFAHVRGYKVFFPQLGKEKEVAKASKWELLNLDVDTILKMPSDIEELLKLEHQEFMEIMGKYLYESIGAQEFSQRHGLTQSACVIAPSTLHISFMKAITILGLGRENIVTVAVDENARMDPKDLTRILTLKLEKEIPVISVVAIMGTTEESAVDPLTEVLDIREKFSKQGLNFSVHGDAAWGAYFCSMMRDEHRNAKMVATGFVPEMYLSTYVSKQLSMLKHCDTITIDPHKSGFCPYPAGAICYRDKTMNSFLQITTGAVYYHGDMTLGDIGIEGSKPGAAAAGVMLANRVIGLHKNGYGRLLAECMFTSKILYCLWVTLANRDDNFVLVTTKPLPKFNEWSEEQQIKFIRERILGKTNEELVKDKQAMEYLKEVGPDTMIPCFSVNLKGNTKVELCNAINSALFNDLCHSSSEQTAHRIPLLVTSSSMVPHKHSNAVLNLKKRLGLDTNTDDSVKYIITTCMDPWATSLEFMDDMAAIMRNSILCAIGTVKDPDAFHTFVSTGVCNDDDEVIAYYVGNFNKAPNQYDTVVKLKFTSNKEAQEYREKQKSLESSNQKQPIVFRSTKQRLHDVFFKTSEYAGGKEKFHCFVGFPSDDDHPFMEPEMKIVDVPRYEHYDNGDYPQYSAYFMYGDKKETFLFHIPAKSPDLFQVVQLEGTPAGVGNQVADDILIRYGTVVDIPSIPGKPTVSGGEIQDPLKKHEFDISFVGIDGEEVTSKVKISRKIWFAGSDKVYK
- the LOC136916360 gene encoding uncharacterized protein isoform X2, yielding MFSTNRKGPGYHLSTSGAGKPRPSKALMYSQNRRLYLRGRQADEDHDRWAALGAWFLGPKGENGDLFKDLLTKVVDSQIGFRQSYFPSDPPYVTDDLRSKGAFKDSLQTLRSELEQLQKDLSKSVPFFSSRYKGHVTWDTAMPANLGYITALFFNQNNCAAEGSTVTTKLEVEVGTDLSVMVGYDKDKCMGHLTTGGSVANIEAVWAARNVKYFPLGLQEALLKEDKFAHVRGYKVFFPQLGKEKEVAKASKWELLNLDVDTILKMPSDIEELLKLEHQEFMEIMGKYLYESIGAQEFSQRHGLTQSACVIAPSTLHISFMKAITILGLGRENIVTVAVDENARMDPKDLTRILTLKLEKEIPVISVVAIMGTTEESAVDPLTEVLDIREKFSKQGLNFSVHGDAAWGAYFCSMMRDEHRNAKMVATGFVPEMYLSTYVSKQLSMLKHCDTITIDPHKSGFCPYPAGAICYRDKTMNSFLQITTGAVYYHGDMTLGDIGIEGSKPGAAAAGVMLANRVIGLHKNGYGRLLAECMFTSKILYCLWVTLANRDDNFVLVTTKPLPKFNEWSEEQQIKFIRERILGKTNEELVKDKQAMEYLKEVGPDTMIPCFSVNLKGNTKVELCNAINSALFNDLCHSSSEQTAHRIPLLVTSSSMVPHKHSNAVLNLKKRLGLDTNTDDSVKYIITTCMDPWATSLEFMDDMAAIMRNSILCAIGTVKDPDAFHTFVSTGVCNDDDEVIAYYVGNFNKAPNQYDTVVKLKFTSNKEAQEYREKQKSLESSNQKQPIVFRSTKQRLHDVFFKTSEYAGGKEKFHCFVGFPSDDDHPFMEPEMKIVDVPRYEHYDNGDYPQYSAYFMYGDKKETFLFHIPAKSPDLFQVVQLEGTPAGVGNQVADDILIRYGTVVDIPSIPGKPTVSGGEIQDPLKKHEFDISFVGIDGEEVTSKVKISRKIWFAGSDKVYK